The following coding sequences lie in one Gammaproteobacteria bacterium genomic window:
- a CDS encoding dUTP diphosphatase, producing the protein MIHDKSHTFPLKVKILDPRIGDTIPFPHYATDGSAGLDLRAALERDLTLHPGETELIPTGIAIHIADPGLAAMILPRSGLGHKHGLVLGNLVGLIDSDYQGQLYVSCWNRGNKAYTIQVGERIAQLVIVPVLQAAFEIVEDFEDSIRGEGGFGHSGTH; encoded by the coding sequence ATGATTCACGACAAATCACACACATTTCCACTCAAAGTCAAGATCCTTGATCCACGTATCGGTGACACCATTCCATTTCCGCACTACGCGACAGACGGCTCAGCAGGTCTCGATCTGCGCGCCGCGCTCGAACGTGATCTCACCTTACACCCAGGTGAAACCGAGCTGATCCCCACTGGTATCGCCATTCACATTGCCGATCCAGGGCTGGCCGCCATGATCCTGCCACGTTCTGGCCTTGGTCACAAACACGGTTTAGTGCTCGGCAATCTCGTCGGGCTTATCGATTCGGACTATCAAGGACAACTGTATGTTTCTTGCTGGAATCGTGGCAATAAGGCCTATACTATTCAGGTTGGTGAGCGAATCGCACAACTTGTGATTGTGCCGGTTCTGCAAGCCGCATTCGAAATTGTTGAAGACTTTGAAGATAGCATCCGTGGCGAAGGCGGGTTCGGCCATTCAGGCACCCACTAA